One Pseudomonas sp. HOU2 genomic window carries:
- a CDS encoding Fe-Mn family superoxide dismutase gives MAFELPPLPYAHDALQPHISKETLEFHHDKHHNTYVVNLNNLVPGTEFEGKTLEEIVKTSSGGIFNNAAQVWNHTFYWNCLAPNAGGQPTGALAEAINAAFGSFDKFKEEFSKTSIGTFGSGWGWLVKKADGSLALASTIGAGNPLTSGDTPLLTCDVWEHAYYIDYRNLRPKYVEAFWNLVNWKFVAEQFEGKTFTA, from the coding sequence ATGGCTTTCGAATTGCCGCCGCTGCCTTACGCACACGATGCCCTGCAGCCGCACATTTCCAAGGAAACCCTGGAATTTCACCACGACAAGCACCACAACACCTATGTCGTGAACCTGAACAACCTGGTGCCAGGCACCGAGTTCGAAGGCAAGACCCTGGAAGAGATCGTCAAGACTTCCTCGGGCGGCATCTTCAACAACGCCGCTCAGGTCTGGAACCACACTTTCTACTGGAACTGCCTGGCGCCAAACGCCGGCGGTCAACCAACCGGTGCACTGGCTGAAGCGATCAACGCAGCCTTCGGTTCGTTCGACAAGTTCAAGGAAGAGTTCAGCAAAACCTCGATCGGCACTTTCGGTTCCGGCTGGGGCTGGCTGGTGAAAAAGGCTGACGGTTCCCTGGCCCTGGCCAGCACCATCGGCGCCGGCAACCCGCTGACCAGCGGCGACACCCCGCTGCTGACCTGCGACGTCTGGGAACACGCTTACTACATCGACTACCGCAACCTGCGTCCGAAGTACGTTGAAGCGTTCTGGAACCTGGTCAACTGGAAGTTCGTTGCCGAGCAGTTCGAAGGCAAAACCTTCACCGCTTAA
- a CDS encoding EAL domain-containing protein, with the protein MKLELKNSLSVKLLRVVLLSALIVGVVLSCAQIVFDAYKTRQAVAGDAQRILDMFRDPSTQAVYSLDREMGMQVIEGLFQDDAVRQASIGHPNEAMLAQKSRELQHSNSRWLTDLILGQERTFTTQLVGRGPYSEYYGDLSITLDTATYGESFLVSSVIIFISGVLRALAMGLVLYLVYHWLLTKPLSRIIEHLTEINPDRPSEHKIPQLKGHEKNELGIWINTANQLLESIERNTHLRHEAENSLLRMAQYDFLTGLPNRQQLQQQLDKILVDAGKLQRRVAVLCVGLDDFKGINEQFSYQTGDQLLLALADRLRAHSGRLGALARLGGDQFALVQADIEQPYEAAELAQSILDDLEAAFALDHQEIRLRATIGITLFPEDGDSTEKLLQKAEQTMTLAKTRSRNRYQFYIASVDSEMRRRRELEKDLRDALIRDQFYLVYQPQISYRDHRVVGVEALIRWQHPEHGLVPPDLFIPLAEQNGTIIAIGEWVLDQACKQLREWHDQGFVDLRMAVNLSTVQLHHAELPRVVNNLLQIYRLPPRSLELEVTETGLMEDISTAAQHLLSLRRSGALIAIDDFGTGYSSLSYLKSLPLDKIKIDKSFVQDLLDDDDDATIVRAIIQLGKSLGMQVIAEGVETAEQESYIISEGCHEGQGYHYSKPLPARELGAYLKQAQRSNAAIL; encoded by the coding sequence TTGAAGCTGGAACTCAAGAACAGCTTGTCGGTGAAGTTGCTCCGGGTCGTGCTCCTTTCGGCATTGATCGTCGGCGTAGTCTTGAGCTGCGCCCAGATTGTTTTCGATGCCTATAAAACCCGCCAGGCGGTGGCCGGCGATGCGCAGCGCATCCTCGACATGTTCCGCGATCCCTCGACTCAGGCGGTCTACAGCCTGGACCGGGAAATGGGCATGCAGGTGATCGAAGGGCTGTTTCAGGACGACGCGGTGCGCCAGGCTTCCATCGGCCATCCCAACGAAGCGATGCTCGCGCAGAAATCCCGTGAGTTGCAGCACTCCAACAGCCGCTGGCTGACTGACCTGATTCTCGGTCAGGAACGCACCTTCACCACCCAACTGGTCGGTCGCGGCCCCTATAGCGAGTATTACGGCGACCTGAGCATCACCCTCGACACCGCGACCTACGGCGAGAGTTTCCTCGTCAGTTCGGTGATCATTTTCATTTCCGGTGTATTGCGCGCCCTGGCCATGGGTCTGGTGCTGTATCTGGTCTATCACTGGCTGCTGACCAAGCCGCTGTCGCGGATCATCGAGCACCTGACCGAAATCAACCCGGATCGCCCCAGCGAGCACAAGATTCCGCAGCTCAAGGGCCACGAAAAAAACGAACTCGGCATCTGGATCAACACCGCCAACCAGTTGCTCGAATCGATAGAACGCAACACCCACCTGCGCCACGAAGCGGAAAACAGCCTGCTGCGCATGGCCCAGTACGACTTCCTCACCGGTCTGCCGAACCGCCAGCAATTGCAGCAGCAACTGGACAAGATTCTGGTCGACGCCGGCAAGCTGCAACGCCGGGTCGCGGTGTTGTGCGTTGGGCTGGATGATTTCAAAGGGATCAACGAGCAGTTCAGCTACCAGACCGGTGACCAGTTGTTACTGGCGTTGGCCGACCGCCTGCGCGCCCACAGCGGTCGCCTCGGCGCCCTCGCCCGGTTGGGTGGCGACCAGTTCGCCCTGGTGCAGGCCGATATCGAGCAACCTTATGAAGCGGCAGAGCTGGCGCAAAGTATCCTCGATGATCTGGAAGCGGCGTTTGCCCTCGACCATCAGGAAATCCGCCTGCGCGCGACCATCGGCATCACCCTGTTCCCCGAAGACGGCGACAGCACCGAGAAGCTGTTGCAGAAGGCCGAGCAGACCATGACGTTGGCCAAGACTCGTTCGCGCAACCGCTATCAGTTCTACATCGCCAGCGTCGACAGCGAGATGCGTCGCCGTCGCGAACTGGAAAAAGACCTGCGCGACGCACTGATTCGCGACCAGTTCTACCTCGTCTATCAGCCACAGATCAGCTACCGCGATCACCGGGTGGTCGGGGTTGAAGCGCTGATTCGCTGGCAGCATCCGGAACACGGTCTGGTGCCGCCGGACCTGTTCATTCCGCTGGCCGAACAGAACGGCACGATCATCGCCATCGGCGAGTGGGTGCTGGATCAGGCCTGCAAGCAATTGCGCGAATGGCACGATCAGGGCTTCGTCGATCTGCGCATGGCGGTCAACCTGTCCACCGTGCAACTGCACCACGCCGAGCTACCGCGGGTGGTCAACAACCTGTTGCAGATTTACCGCCTGCCGCCGCGCAGCCTCGAGCTGGAAGTCACCGAAACCGGCCTGATGGAAGACATCAGCACCGCCGCCCAGCATCTGCTGAGCCTGCGCCGCTCCGGGGCGCTGATCGCCATCGACGACTTCGGCACCGGCTATTCATCGCTGAGTTATCTGAAAAGCCTGCCGCTGGACAAGATCAAGATCGACAAGAGCTTCGTCCAGGATCTGCTGGATGACGACGACGATGCGACCATCGTTCGCGCGATCATCCAGCTGGGCAAGAGCCTGGGCATGCAGGTGATTGCCGAGGGCGTGGAAACCGCCGAGCAGGAGTCCTACATCATCTCCGAAGGCTGTCACGAAGGTCAGGGTTACCACTACAGCAAGCCACTGCCGGCCCGGGAGCTGGGCGCTTATCTCAAGCAGGCCCAGCGCAGCAACGCGGCTATTTTATAA
- a CDS encoding imelysin family protein, which yields MIRMPLATASLLAIAISLAGCGEGKDKAAAPATPTPAASTAAAPAPAAAGKVDEAAAKAVVAHYADMVFAVYSDAESTAKTLQTAVDAFLAKPNADTLKAAKAAWVAARVPYLQSEVFRFGNTIIDDWEGQVNAWPLDEGLIDYVDKSYEHALGNPGATANIIANTEVQVGEDKVDVKDITPEKLASLNELGGSEANVATGYHAIEFLLWGQDLNGTGPGAGNRPASDYLEGAGATGGHNDRRRAYLKAVTQLLVSDLEEMVGNWKPNVADNYRATLEAEPAESGLRKMLFGMGSLSLGELAGERMKVSLEANSPEDEQDCFSDNTHNSHFYDAKGIRNVYLGEYTRTDGTKLTGASLSSLVAKADPAADNALKADLAATEAKIQVMVDHANKGEHYDQLIAAGNTAGNQIVRDAIAALVKQTGSIEAAAGKLGISDLNPDNADHEF from the coding sequence ATGATTCGTATGCCTTTGGCTACCGCCAGTCTGCTGGCCATCGCTATTTCCCTCGCCGGTTGCGGCGAAGGCAAAGACAAGGCTGCCGCCCCGGCCACGCCGACGCCGGCCGCCAGCACCGCTGCCGCACCAGCACCTGCCGCTGCCGGTAAAGTCGATGAAGCCGCTGCCAAGGCTGTGGTCGCGCACTACGCCGACATGGTCTTCGCCGTTTACAGCGATGCCGAATCCACCGCGAAAACCCTGCAAACCGCCGTCGACGCGTTCCTCGCCAAGCCGAACGCCGACACTCTGAAAGCCGCCAAGGCTGCCTGGGTTGCTGCGCGCGTGCCTTACCTGCAGAGCGAAGTGTTCCGCTTCGGCAACACCATCATCGACGACTGGGAAGGTCAGGTGAATGCCTGGCCGCTGGACGAAGGCCTGATCGACTACGTCGACAAATCCTACGAACACGCGCTGGGTAACCCGGGCGCCACCGCCAACATCATCGCCAACACTGAAGTACAGGTCGGCGAAGACAAGGTTGACGTGAAGGACATCACCCCGGAAAAACTCGCCAGCCTCAACGAACTGGGCGGTTCCGAAGCCAACGTCGCCACCGGCTACCACGCGATCGAATTCCTGCTCTGGGGCCAGGACCTGAACGGCACCGGCCCGGGCGCTGGCAACCGTCCGGCTTCGGATTACCTGGAGGGCGCAGGCGCCACCGGCGGTCACAACGATCGCCGCCGTGCGTACCTGAAAGCCGTGACCCAATTGCTGGTCAGCGACCTGGAAGAAATGGTCGGCAACTGGAAGCCGAACGTGGCTGACAACTACCGCGCCACCCTGGAAGCCGAGCCTGCCGAATCCGGCCTGCGCAAAATGCTGTTCGGCATGGGCAGCCTGTCCCTGGGTGAACTGGCGGGCGAGCGCATGAAGGTTTCGCTGGAAGCCAACTCCCCGGAAGACGAACAGGATTGCTTCAGCGACAACACTCACAACTCGCACTTCTACGATGCCAAAGGCATTCGTAACGTGTACCTGGGCGAGTACACCCGCACCGACGGCACCAAGCTGACCGGCGCCAGCCTGTCGTCGCTGGTGGCCAAGGCCGACCCGGCTGCCGACAACGCGCTGAAAGCCGATCTGGCCGCTACCGAAGCCAAGATCCAGGTCATGGTCGATCACGCCAACAAGGGTGAGCACTACGACCAGTTGATCGCTGCGGGCAACACCGCCGGCAACCAGATCGTGCGTGACGCCATCGCCGCCCTGGTCAAGCAGACCGGTTCGATCGAAGCCGCTGCCGGCAAGCTGGGCATCAGCGACCTGAACCCGGACAACGCTGATCACGAGTTCTGA
- a CDS encoding di-heme oxidoredictase family protein — MPSLPLRLSALFLALGLSACDDAPRFTKAEPGEARSGGAATVRKTDQNAFSLPSANLPPSRRVDFSVGNSFFRSPWVIAPSTTTARDGLGPLFNTNACQNCHIKDGRGHPPAPDAANAVSMLVRLSIPDSPAYANVIEQLGVVPEPVYGGQFQDMAVPGGTPEGKVRVEYTPVPIRFKDGTEVELRKPVLQFTQLGYGPMHPDTRFSARVAPPMIGLGLLEAIPEEAILANAAAQAKENNGINGRPNQVWDDALHKTVMGRFGWKAGQPNLNQQNVHAFSGDMGLTTRLRPFDDCTDAQTACKQAPNGNGLDGEPEVSDNILRLVLFYTRNLAVPARRGVNDEQVLAGKNLFFQAGCQSCHTPKYTTAANAAEPELANQVIRPYSDLLLHDMGDGLADNRTEFQASGRDWRTPPLWGIGLTQAVSGHTQFLHDGRARNLLEAVLWHGGEAQQAQQQVLSFNAEQRAALLAFLNSL; from the coding sequence ATGCCCTCGCTGCCGCTTCGCTTGTCTGCACTGTTTCTGGCCCTGGGCCTGAGTGCCTGCGATGACGCCCCGCGCTTTACCAAGGCCGAGCCCGGTGAAGCGCGTTCGGGCGGAGCGGCGACCGTGCGCAAGACCGATCAGAATGCGTTCTCGCTGCCTTCGGCCAACCTGCCGCCATCGCGTCGGGTCGATTTCAGTGTCGGCAACAGTTTTTTCCGCAGCCCTTGGGTGATCGCCCCGTCGACCACCACTGCCCGCGATGGCCTCGGCCCGTTGTTCAACACCAACGCCTGCCAGAACTGCCACATCAAGGATGGTCGTGGCCACCCGCCAGCGCCCGATGCGGCGAACGCGGTGTCAATGCTGGTGCGCCTGTCGATTCCCGATTCGCCGGCCTACGCCAACGTCATCGAGCAACTCGGCGTGGTGCCGGAACCGGTCTACGGCGGGCAGTTCCAGGACATGGCCGTGCCCGGGGGCACGCCCGAAGGCAAGGTGCGCGTCGAGTACACGCCGGTGCCGATCCGCTTCAAGGACGGCACCGAAGTGGAGCTGCGCAAACCGGTTCTGCAATTCACTCAGTTGGGCTACGGCCCGATGCACCCGGACACGCGTTTCTCCGCCCGCGTCGCGCCGCCGATGATCGGTCTCGGCCTGCTCGAAGCGATCCCGGAGGAAGCGATCCTCGCCAACGCCGCCGCGCAAGCCAAAGAGAACAACGGTATCAATGGTCGACCGAATCAGGTCTGGGATGACGCGTTGCACAAGACCGTCATGGGTCGATTTGGCTGGAAAGCCGGGCAACCGAATCTCAATCAACAAAATGTTCACGCGTTTTCTGGTGATATGGGCCTCACCACCCGCCTGAGACCCTTCGATGACTGCACCGACGCGCAAACCGCCTGCAAACAGGCGCCGAACGGCAATGGCCTGGACGGCGAGCCGGAAGTCAGCGACAACATCCTGCGTCTGGTGCTGTTCTACACCCGCAACCTCGCAGTGCCGGCACGTCGTGGCGTCAACGACGAACAAGTGCTGGCCGGCAAGAATCTGTTCTTCCAGGCTGGCTGCCAGTCCTGTCACACACCCAAATACACCACCGCCGCCAACGCCGCCGAACCTGAACTGGCCAATCAAGTGATTCGCCCGTACAGCGATCTGCTGCTGCATGACATGGGCGACGGTCTGGCCGACAACCGCACTGAATTCCAGGCCTCCGGCCGCGACTGGCGCACCCCGCCGTTGTGGGGGATCGGCCTGACGCAGGCAGTCAGTGGTCACACCCAGTTTCTGCATGACGGCCGCGCCCGCAACCTGCTCGAAGCCGTGCTCTGGCATGGCGGCGAAGCGCAGCAGGCGCAGCAACAGGTTTTGTCTTTCAACGCCGAGCAGCGTGCCGCGCTGCTGGCGTTCTTGAACTCACTTTAA
- a CDS encoding imelysin family protein encodes MFRPKLLFTSLAALALGACSPQDPQAVTSAAIAKSVILPTYTRWVEADKQLAVSALAYCQGKETLETARADFLHAQKAWAELQPLLIGPLAEGNRSWQVQFWPDKKNLVGRQVEQLVVAQPQIDAAALAKSSVVVQGLSAYEYILFDEKPDVANAEQKAKYCPLLIAIGERQKQLAEEILQSWNNTDGMLAQMSKFPNQRYADSHEAIADLLRVQVTALDTLKKKLGTPMGRQSKGVPQPFQADAWRSQSSLTALEASLAAAKTVWEGVDNKGLRGLLPAEQKPLADKIDAAYAASLKLFDSSQRSLTEMLQDDAGRQQLNDLYDSLNVVHRLHEGELAKALGIQLGFNANDGD; translated from the coding sequence ATGTTCCGTCCCAAGCTGTTGTTCACCAGCCTTGCCGCACTCGCCCTCGGCGCCTGCTCGCCGCAGGACCCGCAAGCGGTCACGTCGGCGGCCATCGCCAAATCGGTGATCTTGCCGACTTATACCCGTTGGGTCGAAGCCGACAAGCAACTGGCGGTCAGCGCCCTCGCCTACTGCCAAGGCAAGGAAACCCTGGAAACCGCTCGCGCCGACTTCCTGCACGCGCAGAAAGCCTGGGCCGAGCTGCAACCGCTGCTGATCGGCCCATTGGCCGAGGGCAACCGTTCGTGGCAGGTGCAGTTCTGGCCGGACAAGAAAAACCTCGTCGGCCGTCAGGTCGAGCAACTGGTGGTCGCCCAGCCGCAGATCGACGCCGCCGCCCTGGCCAAATCCAGCGTGGTAGTGCAAGGCCTGTCGGCTTACGAATACATCCTGTTCGATGAAAAACCGGACGTCGCCAACGCCGAGCAGAAAGCCAAATACTGCCCACTGCTGATCGCCATCGGCGAGCGTCAGAAGCAACTGGCCGAAGAGATTCTGCAGAGCTGGAACAACACCGACGGCATGCTCGCGCAAATGAGCAAATTCCCTAACCAACGCTACGCCGACTCCCACGAAGCGATCGCCGATCTGCTGCGTGTGCAGGTCACCGCCCTCGACACTCTGAAGAAAAAACTCGGCACGCCAATGGGCCGCCAGAGCAAGGGCGTGCCGCAGCCGTTCCAGGCTGATGCGTGGCGCAGCCAGTCGTCGCTGACTGCGCTGGAAGCCAGCCTCGCTGCAGCCAAAACCGTCTGGGAAGGCGTCGACAACAAAGGCCTGCGTGGTCTGCTGCCGGCCGAGCAGAAGCCACTGGCGGACAAGATCGACGCCGCCTACGCCGCGTCGCTGAAACTGTTCGACAGCAGCCAGCGCTCGCTGACCGAAATGCTCCAGGACGACGCCGGTCGCCAGCAGCTCAACGATCTTTACGACAGCCTCAACGTCGTCCATCGCCTGCACGAAGGCGAACTGGCCAAGGCGCTGGGCATTCAATTGGGCTTCAACGCCAACGACGGTGACTGA
- a CDS encoding DUF1513 domain-containing protein, protein MLRRQALTLGSLLLGAVTLGGWSLFKRKDQSPLLLSARDDTDGKHYAVGYRLDGTRVFATEVGQRCHDIINHPTLPIALFVARRPGTESYLIDLRDGTLLQTVTSQPNRHFYGHAVVHKDGEYLYATENDTTDPGRGLLGVYKFEGERLVHSGEISTHGLGPHQVSWMPDGETLVVANGGIRTEAESRVDMNLNAMEPSLVLMQRDGTLLSKETLAQQMNSVRHLGIASDGTIVAGQQFMGASHERSELLAIKRPGQPFVAFPVPEHQLQSMGHYTASVAVHSELRLVALTAPRGNRFFIWDLDSGEVRLDAPLPDCAGVGAVKDGFVVTSGQGRCRYYDCRQDELLAKPLELPAGLWDNHLHLMA, encoded by the coding sequence ATGCTGCGACGCCAGGCTCTGACTTTAGGTAGTTTGCTGCTGGGAGCAGTGACACTGGGCGGCTGGTCGCTGTTCAAGCGCAAGGATCAGAGCCCGCTGTTGCTCTCGGCGCGCGACGACACCGACGGCAAGCATTACGCCGTCGGTTATCGGCTGGACGGCACTCGGGTGTTCGCCACCGAGGTCGGCCAGCGCTGCCACGACATCATCAATCACCCGACGCTGCCGATTGCGCTGTTCGTCGCCCGCCGCCCGGGCACCGAGAGCTACCTGATCGACCTGCGCGACGGGACGTTGCTGCAAACCGTGACTTCGCAGCCGAACCGGCATTTCTACGGCCACGCCGTGGTGCACAAGGACGGCGAATACCTGTACGCCACCGAGAACGACACCACGGATCCGGGGCGTGGCCTGCTCGGGGTGTACAAGTTCGAAGGCGAGCGGCTGGTGCACAGCGGCGAGATTTCCACCCATGGCCTCGGCCCGCATCAGGTGTCGTGGATGCCCGATGGCGAAACCCTGGTGGTGGCCAACGGCGGGATTCGGACCGAGGCCGAAAGCCGCGTCGACATGAACCTCAACGCCATGGAACCGAGCCTGGTGCTGATGCAGCGCGACGGTACCCTGCTGAGCAAGGAAACTCTTGCCCAGCAGATGAACAGCGTGCGTCACCTGGGCATCGCCAGCGACGGCACGATCGTCGCCGGCCAGCAGTTCATGGGCGCCTCGCATGAGCGTTCCGAGCTGTTGGCGATCAAGCGTCCGGGCCAGCCGTTCGTGGCATTCCCGGTGCCAGAGCATCAGTTGCAGTCGATGGGGCACTACACCGCCAGCGTCGCAGTGCACAGCGAGCTGCGGTTGGTGGCGCTGACTGCGCCGCGTGGCAACCGCTTCTTCATCTGGGACCTGGACAGCGGCGAAGTACGTCTCGACGCGCCGTTGCCCGATTGCGCGGGCGTAGGCGCGGTGAAGGACGGTTTTGTCGTGACCTCCGGTCAGGGCCGCTGCCGCTACTACGATTGCCGCCAGGATGAGCTGCTGGCCAAGCCGCTGGAATTGCCGGCGGGGCTCTGGGATAACCATCTGCATTTGATGGCCTGA
- a CDS encoding efflux RND transporter periplasmic adaptor subunit, whose protein sequence is MLRRRMLIMLGVVLLVVLVLGGYKAFSIYTMIQGFSKPKPPISVAVARASEQPWQMRLPTVGSLKALQGVELSLEVAGTVTELKFESGQKVKAGQPLLQLDSAVETALLETAKADLGLAQLDFGRGSQLVDSRAISKGEYDRLSAVLQKNKATVNQLNASLAKKRILAPFSGTIGIRQVDVGDYLASGTKIATLQDLSSLYADFYVPEQSVPKLAIGQPVQIGVAAYPGQNFPGAISAINPIVESTTRNILVRATLANPDGKLLPGMFASLNVLLPDPQKHIVVPESAITYTLYGNSLYVVGQKKAEDGSVVKDDKGQPVLIAERRFIETGERRDGLVMINKGVQSGEQVVTAGQIKLDNGAHIAISDDKTLGEQNSPPRAD, encoded by the coding sequence ATGCTGCGTCGCCGCATGCTGATCATGTTGGGTGTTGTCTTGCTGGTCGTCCTGGTATTGGGCGGGTACAAAGCCTTTTCGATCTACACCATGATCCAGGGCTTCTCCAAACCGAAACCGCCGATCAGCGTCGCCGTGGCCCGCGCCAGCGAACAGCCGTGGCAGATGCGTCTGCCCACCGTCGGCTCGCTCAAGGCCTTGCAAGGCGTCGAGCTGAGCCTGGAAGTCGCCGGCACCGTCACCGAGCTCAAGTTCGAATCCGGGCAGAAGGTCAAGGCCGGGCAGCCACTGCTGCAACTCGACAGCGCGGTCGAGACCGCCCTGCTGGAAACCGCCAAGGCTGACCTGGGGCTGGCGCAACTGGATTTCGGTCGCGGCAGCCAACTGGTCGACAGCCGCGCGATCTCCAAAGGCGAGTACGATCGTCTCTCCGCCGTGTTGCAAAAGAACAAGGCCACGGTCAATCAGCTCAATGCCTCGCTGGCGAAAAAACGCATCCTTGCGCCGTTCAGCGGCACCATCGGCATCCGTCAGGTGGATGTCGGCGACTACCTCGCCAGCGGCACCAAAATCGCCACCCTGCAGGATCTGAGCAGCCTCTACGCCGACTTCTATGTGCCGGAGCAATCGGTGCCGAAACTGGCCATCGGCCAACCGGTACAGATCGGCGTCGCGGCCTATCCCGGGCAGAACTTCCCCGGCGCCATCAGCGCGATCAACCCGATTGTCGAGAGCACCACGCGCAATATTCTGGTGCGCGCGACCCTGGCCAACCCCGACGGCAAGTTGCTGCCGGGCATGTTCGCCAGCCTCAACGTGCTGCTGCCTGACCCGCAGAAACACATCGTGGTGCCGGAAAGCGCGATCACCTACACCCTCTACGGCAACTCGCTGTACGTGGTCGGGCAAAAGAAGGCCGAGGACGGCAGTGTCGTGAAAGACGACAAGGGCCAACCGGTACTGATCGCCGAACGCCGTTTCATCGAGACCGGTGAGCGCCGCGATGGCCTGGTGATGATCAACAAGGGCGTGCAGAGCGGCGAACAAGTGGTGACCGCCGGCCAGATCAAACTGGACAACGGTGCACACATCGCCATCAGCGACGACAAGACCCTCGGCGAGCAGAACAGTCCGCCTCGCGCCGACTGA